TCCGCGGCGCTCTTCGCTTCCGTCGCGCCGCGCGCGATTACGCGCTCGATCGACGCCCGTGATCGGTGCGGCACGACGACGACCTGGTGCCCCGCGCCCAATAGGTGGTTCACCATGGGCTCGCCCATGAGACCCACGCCGAAAAACGCGATCTTTGCCATCCGCACGCTCCTTCTCTTCGCAGAGCCTCCGACTGATTCAGTTCCGGCCGGAGGACTCCTGTTATCAGGACGAGAACGCGGTGAAACTATGGCCGAACGTCCACGCGTCTCCACGGATCACGTGCTCGTCGCGGTGCGGGACCTTGCCGACGCCGCCCGCAGGTTCGAAACCGCGTATGGGCTGCGCGCACTCCAGGGCGGGCGCCACCCGGGCGTCGGCACCGCCAACATGATCGTCCCGCTGGGAGAGACCTACCTCGAGCTCATCGCCGTCGTCGACCCGGAGGAAGGCCGGCGGTCGCCCACCACACGCCGCATCAGCCGGGCGGTCGAGGAGGGCCGGACCTTTGCCACGTGGGCCGTGCGCACCGACAACCTCGACGCGCTGCGCGAGCACCTGCTGGCGCACGGCCTCGAGCTCGCCGCCCCCGTCGCCGGCGCCCGCGAGCGCCCCGACGGAGTCACCCTCCGCTGGCGGAGCCAGATGCTGGTGACCCCCGGCGACCCGAGCGTGCTGCCGTTCCTGATCGAGTGGCAGGTGCCGCCCGGCCAGCACCCCGCCCAGGCGGCGGCCGATCACCCCTCCAAGGCGCGGGGCATTCGCACCGTCCGGTTGGGCGATCCGGATCCCGGCGCCGCGGCCGCGCGGTTTCGGACGCTCTTCGGCGACGACCTCAACGTCGCGTTCGAGCGCGCCGTGATGAGCGGCGTCGCGGCCGTCGAACTGGACACCCCCAGCGGCGCGCTCACCATCGCCTAACGCTGCGGCTTGAATAGACCCCGCCCGACGGCGGCGATCTTGCCGTCCGGGCCCGCCACTTCCACGTCGGCGACCGCGAGCGAACGGCCGACGCGGACCGGCCGCGCGGTGGCGACGAGGTCCCCGGACTTCACCGGACGCAGATAGTCCACCCGCAGATCGACCGTCACCACGTCGTAGCCGATCACCGCGATGATGGCGAAGGTGCCCGCGATATCGATCAACGAGGCGATCGCGCCCCCGTGCACGTACTGGGCGGGCGCGTCGTCGCCGGCGATGAGGTTCGCGTGAAACGGCATCCGGACGGCCACCCCGTCCGCCGCCGCCCGGACCATTTCCAAATTCAACAGCCGCGCGTACGGCGACTGCCGCAGCACCTCCGGAAGCGTCGCGAGCGGGAAGATCGACACTAGGTGCCCCCCTTCAGCGTCCCCACAGCCTCGACCGCGCGCGCGCGGAGCGTCAGCCGATCCACCTTGCCCGTGCTGCCGAGCGGGGCCTGCTCGACGAAGAAGACCTCGCGCGGATGCGCGTAGGCCGGGCCCCGCGCCAGGAAGAACTGCTTCAGCTCGTCGGCCGTGGCCGACCGCCCCTCGTGCAGCACGACGAACGCGACCGGCGCCTCGCCTTTCACGGCGTGCGGCACCGGCACGACGAACGCCTCGCGCACTGCGGGGTGCAGCAGCAGCAGGTCTTCGACCTCCTTCGGATACACGTTCTCGCCGCCGACGTTGATCATGTCGTCGGCGCGCCCCAGGATGTAGTAGTAGCCCTGCTCGTCGGCCCGGACCAGGTCCCCGGTGTGCAGCCACCCGTCGCGGTCGAACTTGGCGGCGGTGAGGTCGGGCGCCTTGTAGTAGCCGCGGGCGAGCCCGGGGTTGCGCGTCCAGAGCTCCCCCGGCTCCCCCGCCCCGGCCTCGCGGCCGTCGTTCGTCACCACGCGGATCTCGCAGCCCGGCAGCGGCAGGCCGGTGCTGCCGATTTTGCGCGGACCGAACCGCGGGTTTTCAAACACGACGGGGCCGCCCTCGGTGAGGCCGTAGCCCTCGCTGATGCTCGCGCCGAACGTCTCCTCAAACTCGCGCAGCAGGTCGGGCGGCACCATGGCCGAGCCGCACGCCGCCCACCGCAGCGACGTCACGTCGTACTCCGCGAGCAGGCGCTTCTCGTTGAGGACCAGGCGGAACATCGCGGGGGTGCCGGTGATATACGTGCAGCGGTGCCGCGCGATCGCCTTGATCACCTCGGCGGCGTCGAAGCCGGGCAGGATCACAAGCGTCCCGCCGCTCATCAGGATCGGCTTCACGGCCGCGGCCATCGCGTTCTTGTGGTAGAGCGGCACCGCCACGAGCGCGCGGTCGCTCTCGTCGAGCATCATCACGCGCCGCACCATCTCGGCGTTCCAGTACTGGCCGGCGTGGGTCAGCAGCACGCCCTTCGGCCGGCCGGTCGATCCCGACGTGTACGGCTGCATACAGATGTCGTCCGGCGCCACGGCGGCGCTCTCGAACTCCGCCGGCGCCTCCGCGAGCAGCCGGTCGTACGACAAGGCCCCTTTCGGCGGCTCGCCGGTGATGACGAACGCGCGGAGCGCCGGCACGTCCGCGCGCAGGCGCTCCGCCAATTCCCGCAGCGCCCCGGACGCGACCAGCACCTGTGCGTCCGAATGCTCCACGCAGTACCGCAGCGTCTCGTAGCCCAGCCGGATGTTGAGGGGGACCGGGACCGCCCCGGCGCGCATGCTGCCGAAGAGGGCCTCCACGAACGGCCACTCGTTCGGAAAGAGGAGCGCCACGCGGGAGCCCGCGGCCGCGCCGAGGCCCCGCAGCATCCCGGCGACGCGC
This genomic interval from bacterium contains the following:
- a CDS encoding VOC family protein translates to MAERPRVSTDHVLVAVRDLADAARRFETAYGLRALQGGRHPGVGTANMIVPLGETYLELIAVVDPEEGRRSPTTRRISRAVEEGRTFATWAVRTDNLDALREHLLAHGLELAAPVAGARERPDGVTLRWRSQMLVTPGDPSVLPFLIEWQVPPGQHPAQAAADHPSKARGIRTVRLGDPDPGAAAARFRTLFGDDLNVAFERAVMSGVAAVELDTPSGALTIA
- a CDS encoding PaaI family thioesterase; translated protein: MSIFPLATLPEVLRQSPYARLLNLEMVRAAADGVAVRMPFHANLIAGDDAPAQYVHGGAIASLIDIAGTFAIIAVIGYDVVTVDLRVDYLRPVKSGDLVATARPVRVGRSLAVADVEVAGPDGKIAAVGRGLFKPQR
- a CDS encoding class I adenylate-forming enzyme family protein, whose amino-acid sequence is MPVRAFPDRPAVIQGEVTLSYRQLDARMQRVAGMLRGLGAAAGSRVALLFPNEWPFVEALFGSMRAGAVPVPLNIRLGYETLRYCVEHSDAQVLVASGALRELAERLRADVPALRAFVITGEPPKGALSYDRLLAEAPAEFESAAVAPDDICMQPYTSGSTGRPKGVLLTHAGQYWNAEMVRRVMMLDESDRALVAVPLYHKNAMAAAVKPILMSGGTLVILPGFDAAEVIKAIARHRCTYITGTPAMFRLVLNEKRLLAEYDVTSLRWAACGSAMVPPDLLREFEETFGASISEGYGLTEGGPVVFENPRFGPRKIGSTGLPLPGCEIRVVTNDGREAGAGEPGELWTRNPGLARGYYKAPDLTAAKFDRDGWLHTGDLVRADEQGYYYILGRADDMINVGGENVYPKEVEDLLLLHPAVREAFVVPVPHAVKGEAPVAFVVLHEGRSATADELKQFFLARGPAYAHPREVFFVEQAPLGSTGKVDRLTLRARAVEAVGTLKGGT